CAGGTCCGGCCGGAGTGGTAATCCGATCTGACACCGGATTCATCGGCAAAGTATATGGTTGCTCCCAGTTTTTTTGCCCGCTTTTTGATTTCTGGAAAAGTCGTGTTTTTCCACTCAGCAACCGCCTCCGGGTTCTGTTGATAGGCGCGGTGCAATGGCTTCTGCGGAGAAAATCCCAACTGGCGCAAAAGACGGCCCACAGAAGTAAGACTCAGCTTGATGCCGAATTTCTTTTTAATCACATCGGCAACCATTTTGCGCGTCCACAAAGCAAAAGGCAGTTTCAACTGCTGAGGATTATTGTCTCTAATGGTGTTGTATATCCAGGCAATTTCCCTGCCGGCGAGCTTCTTTGGGCGTCCGCTTTGTTTGCCGGAGCGCAGCGCATGCCAACCCCCGCCGCGGTATCTGGCAAGCCATTTGTAAATGCAGGCCCGGGAAAACCCCAAAGTCTTGATTGCTTCTTCCGGGCTCTCTCCGTCCTGAACGCGCTGTACCGCACGGATGCGGATTTCCTCCATCGCCTTCGGTCCGACTTTTCTTCCGTCTTGAGTATTCATGCGGTGGAGCATAACAGATTAAACTACAAAGGTCTAAATATTTTTGCACCCCTTAGTAAAGTAAATGCGGACGACCGTTTCGTCTTTGCTGGCGGTTGATACAAAGCAACCTCTAGCCTGAGTTTACGAATTATAAATAATTTATTCGAAAAGCCGTTTATTTTCAATGCGTTAATAAAATATTTTGTGCCCCCTAACTATTTATGCACAATATATTCACATTCTACTTGACAATTGACACAATATATTGCTATTGTACCCTCTAACTTAAAGGGGGCGCTATGGCATATATTACCAGGAAGAAGATTAAAGGCATCACCTATTATTATGCGGAAGAAAGCGAGAGGCGAGACGGCAAGTCTCGAAGAAAATGGCAAAAATATTTAGGACCTTTGCACAAAATCATTGAAGCGGTAGAGGGAGAACCATTAAAGCCGGATTATGCAGAGATTTTCCAGCTCGGCGGCCCGGCAGCCTATTTAAATACGTCCGAACAGATAAAGATGATACAAACCCTCGACAGTGTCCTCCCTAAACGGAACCAAGGACCATCAATTGGATTCTATTTGACGCTGGCCGCGATAAATCGGGGAATTGACGCAGTGAGTAAACGATCGATGTGGCCCTGGTTCCAGGATACAATTCTGTTTCGTGCGTTTCCTGAAGTCAACAAGGCCTCTCTGAGTTCGCAGCGGTTTTGGGACAACATGTCTGCGATTACAGAAGATAAAATAAAATGCGCTTGGATGAAACTTGTCAATTCCGTGTTGGACCGGGAAAAATTAGATTTGTCATGCACTTCATACGATGGCACCAATTTTTATACATTCATCGGTTCTTTTAACACGCGTTGCGCAATTGCCAAAAGAGGGAAAAACAAACAGGGGCGCGGTGATCTCAGGCAAATTAATTATGCCTTGTTCTGTACACGCAAAGACCACTTCCCACTATATTTCGATGTGTTCGAAGGCAATCGTCATGATTCAAAGGAGTTTGAGGTCTTGATTGACCTTTTTTTTCA
The DNA window shown above is from Desulfobacterales bacterium and carries:
- a CDS encoding IS630 family transposase translates to MNTQDGRKVGPKAMEEIRIRAVQRVQDGESPEEAIKTLGFSRACIYKWLARYRGGGWHALRSGKQSGRPKKLAGREIAWIYNTIRDNNPQQLKLPFALWTRKMVADVIKKKFGIKLSLTSVGRLLRQLGFSPQKPLHRAYQQNPEAVAEWKNTTFPEIKKRAKKLGATIYFADESGVRSDYHSGRTWALKGQTPVVESTGARFSVNMIAAIDTRGRMSFMTTKKTVHSERVCEFLRKLMHDNEGPVFLIWDGHPTHKSKKVKECIESFNGRLEVYFLPPYSPALNPAEQVFNNVKSHGSGRMAISGPDRFKAIIFGRLRKLQKLPRIIRSFFRHPECAYILS